In Sphaerisporangium krabiense, the DNA window CGGCAGTGACCGGGCGACCTCCAGCGCGGTGGTGCCGACGTCGATCATCACCGTCATCCCGGGGCGCACCAGCGAGGCCGCGCTGCGGCCGATGGTGACCTTCTCCTCCGTGGCCAGGGTCGCGCGGTCGAGGAAGGACGCCTCCTCACCGGCCATCGAGGTGCGCAGCGTCGCTCCGCCGTGCACGCGCACCAGCAGGCCCTGCCGTTCGAGAGCGGACAGGTCTCGCCGGACCGTCTCGTCCGAGACGCCGAGGGAGCGGGCCAGCTCCTCGGTGCGGGCGTGTCCGGTGGGGGCCAGGAGGGTGAGGATCCGGTCCTGGCGTTCCGCCGCTAGCACCCGGACCACCTCCGCGTCGGGCGGAGGAATCTTTGACCGATCATGACCGATATTGTGGGTTGTGTGGCGCGTTGCTGTCAATGTGACCGGCCTTGAAGCTCCCGGGGCCCCTGGTGTTCAGCCTGGTCACATGCAAGATACCCATGATTCGCCGGAGGTTCCTGGTCATTGTGATGCTGGTCACATTGACAAATTTCCCACGGATTCCTACGTTACCCACATGTTCGCGGGCAAAATCCCTCGAATTACCACAACGAGATCGGGCTGAAACGGGCCTTGATCGGCCGCGTGGACATAGTGATCGCTCCGCCCCAGGAACAAGCCGGCGATCCACATATGCCTACGACCACCGCGAGCCCGGCGGACGGTGGGGGACGGTGCCCCGCACCTGTGGCAGCTGGTTCGTTGACAAAGGACACGAGGTACCGAAATGACGCGCACCCTGAACCTCGCGAGATCTCGCAAACTCGTCGCGGCCGTGGGCCTGACGCTCGCCACCACACTGGGACTCACCGCCTGTGGCTCGGGTTCCGGCTCGGGCTCCGGTTCCGGCTCGGGCACCGGCACCGCCGCCGCCGAGGACCTCGGACTGGTCAGGTCAGGTGAGGTGTCGGTCGGCTTCATGAACGGCCTGATGCCGTACGTCGGCCTTGACAAGGGCGCTCTGACCGGTGTCGACGGCGACCTGTTCGCGCTTGCCGCCAAGGAGCTCGGCCTTGAGGTGAAGCCGCAGGGCATGGAGTTCTCGGCGATGATCGCCGGCGTCCAGGCGGGCCGCTACGACATCGGGATCGGCGGTATCTCCTGGACCAAGGACCGCTCCCAGGTGGGCGTGATGAGCGACCCCGTCTACTACAGCCCCGCCCTGATGCTGACCCGTCCCGGGGTCAAGGCGACCTCGGTCGCCGACCTCAAGGGCCTCAACGTCGGCGCCGTCACCGGATCGATCAACGACGAGGCGGTGCGCGCCACCCCGGGCGCCAAGGCCCGCACCTACCCGGCGTGGGCGCAGGCCATCAGCGACCTGGCCGCGGGCCGGCTGGACGCGATCAACATCGACCCGCTGACCGCCGTCTATCTGCGCGACACCCGCCCCGACCTGAAGGGCTTCGAGGTCCAGACGATGACGCCGCCCACGGACGAGGAGGTCGCCGCCAACCCCGGCCTTCAGGGCTTCCGGCCGTACCAGGTGGTCTGGTACTGCTCGAAGAAGGCCGAGAAGCTGTGCGGCAAGCTGGACAAGATCACCAACGGCTGGTTCGCCTCG includes these proteins:
- a CDS encoding substrate-binding periplasmic protein — encoded protein: MTRTLNLARSRKLVAAVGLTLATTLGLTACGSGSGSGSGSGSGTGTAAAEDLGLVRSGEVSVGFMNGLMPYVGLDKGALTGVDGDLFALAAKELGLEVKPQGMEFSAMIAGVQAGRYDIGIGGISWTKDRSQVGVMSDPVYYSPALMLTRPGVKATSVADLKGLNVGAVTGSINDEAVRATPGAKARTYPAWAQAISDLAAGRLDAINIDPLTAVYLRDTRPDLKGFEVQTMTPPTDEEVAANPGLQGFRPYQVVWYCSKKAEKLCGKLDKITNGWFASKASSEVLKKWGVNADDFLTATPEMTKVRKGVDRPDTWTAPTLGGGK